In Actinoplanes sp. NBC_00393, a single genomic region encodes these proteins:
- a CDS encoding ATP-binding protein: protein MLFGDRLRELRRDAGLTMEQLSDASGVSVRAISDMERGHSRAPQPRTLAALATALGLSEREHEELAEPGRELRLQTARTRPRLCEPPRAVTDFVGRDTELALVAGADQAGPVVLVHGQPGVGKTAFALRAAELLRDRFPGGCLYLNLRGVDPQPMGPGEAAAILLRALDVSSRRMADSDEERCSQLRAALRERNCLLVLDNAADEAQLRPLLPGNGAGLVVVTSRRVLGGLEDVLRVALAPLAPAESAALLARIAGQAADPAAAGDVEAVARLCGHLPLALRIAGTRLANRSGWTVGNLVARLADADRRLANLHTGDTGVAAAFALSHAQLSGEGRALFRRLAHVPGTDFAAPIVAVLTGADPDDTEDRLDELVELGLLEHEGADRFRFHDLIRLFAGERLGIEEPAGSRAATRNRMARWLLETTIVAGRWFEPGYGALPDGWAGLVPLATLEQAGEWLQAEAGNWLGALRLLAGAGEDRLVVEVAEALHWFSDTMVAWPGWYEVYSLSRNAAARLGDRHLEVVHLNYYSWAATHCARRFDEGIQAALAARRLAVEIGDVKEEAWALQYLASARRYAGRLEGALHAYRQAQELADRVGDHDGYLQLFQGIGLTLSALGRHEEALEQFRATLREVRVRPVAPRPALGATAVARVSAAHSLAVLGRWEAALAEAELALPVAIELGEPTNLGYLHLATGIARAGLGAAAEARDNLNRALELLEGSVSQDVHEVRSRLAALPG from the coding sequence ATGCTGTTCGGGGACCGGCTTCGCGAGTTACGGCGGGACGCGGGTTTGACCATGGAGCAGCTCTCCGACGCCTCCGGCGTCAGCGTCCGGGCTATCAGCGACATGGAGCGAGGGCACAGCAGAGCACCACAGCCGCGTACGCTCGCCGCGCTCGCCACCGCACTGGGACTGTCCGAGCGGGAGCACGAGGAGCTGGCCGAACCGGGCCGGGAGCTGCGGTTGCAGACGGCGCGGACCCGGCCGCGGCTGTGCGAGCCGCCGCGGGCGGTGACCGACTTCGTGGGCCGCGACACCGAACTCGCCCTGGTGGCCGGCGCCGACCAGGCTGGCCCGGTGGTGCTCGTGCACGGGCAGCCCGGTGTCGGCAAGACCGCGTTCGCGCTGCGCGCCGCCGAGCTGCTGCGCGACCGGTTCCCCGGCGGCTGCCTGTACCTGAATCTGCGCGGCGTCGACCCGCAGCCGATGGGCCCCGGTGAGGCCGCCGCGATCCTGCTGCGCGCCCTCGACGTGAGCTCCCGGCGGATGGCCGACTCCGACGAGGAACGCTGCAGCCAGTTGCGGGCGGCCCTGCGCGAGCGGAACTGCCTGCTGGTGCTCGACAACGCCGCCGACGAGGCCCAGCTGCGCCCGCTGCTGCCCGGCAACGGCGCCGGCCTGGTCGTGGTGACCAGCCGCCGGGTGCTCGGCGGTCTAGAGGACGTGCTGCGCGTCGCCCTCGCTCCGCTGGCCCCGGCCGAGTCCGCCGCCCTGCTGGCACGCATCGCCGGGCAGGCCGCCGACCCGGCCGCGGCCGGCGACGTGGAGGCGGTGGCCCGGCTCTGCGGCCATCTGCCGCTGGCGCTGCGGATCGCCGGCACCCGGCTGGCCAACCGTTCCGGGTGGACGGTCGGGAACCTGGTCGCCCGGCTGGCCGACGCGGATCGGCGGCTGGCCAACCTGCACACCGGGGACACCGGTGTGGCGGCCGCGTTCGCGCTCTCGCACGCGCAGCTCTCCGGCGAGGGGCGGGCCCTGTTCCGGCGGCTGGCGCACGTGCCGGGCACCGACTTCGCCGCGCCGATCGTCGCCGTGCTGACCGGCGCCGACCCGGACGACACCGAGGACCGGCTCGACGAGCTGGTCGAGCTGGGCCTGCTCGAGCACGAGGGCGCCGACCGGTTCCGGTTCCACGATTTGATCCGGCTGTTCGCCGGGGAGCGTCTGGGCATCGAGGAGCCGGCCGGCAGCCGGGCGGCGACCCGGAACCGGATGGCCCGCTGGCTGCTGGAGACCACGATCGTGGCCGGCCGCTGGTTCGAACCCGGGTACGGCGCGCTGCCGGACGGCTGGGCCGGCCTGGTGCCGCTGGCCACCCTGGAGCAGGCGGGGGAGTGGCTGCAGGCCGAGGCCGGCAACTGGCTCGGCGCGCTGCGGCTGCTCGCCGGCGCCGGTGAGGACCGCCTGGTCGTCGAGGTGGCCGAGGCCCTGCACTGGTTCTCCGACACCATGGTCGCCTGGCCGGGCTGGTACGAGGTGTACAGCCTGTCCCGCAACGCGGCCGCCCGCCTGGGCGACCGGCATCTGGAGGTCGTGCACCTCAACTACTACTCGTGGGCGGCCACCCACTGCGCCCGCCGCTTCGACGAGGGCATCCAGGCGGCGCTGGCGGCCCGCCGGCTGGCCGTCGAGATCGGCGACGTCAAGGAGGAGGCGTGGGCGCTGCAGTACCTGGCCTCCGCGCGGCGCTACGCGGGACGGCTCGAAGGCGCCCTGCACGCCTACCGGCAGGCGCAGGAGCTGGCCGACCGGGTCGGTGACCACGACGGCTACCTGCAGCTGTTCCAGGGCATCGGGCTGACCCTGAGCGCGCTCGGCCGGCACGAGGAGGCTCTGGAGCAGTTCCGGGCGACCCTGCGGGAGGTCCGCGTACGCCCGGTGGCGCCCCGCCCGGCGCTCGGCGCAACAGCTGTCGCCCGGGTCTCCGCCGCGCATTCCCTCGCCGTGCTGGGCCGGTGGGAGGCGGCCCTGGCGGAGGCCGAGCTGGCCCTGCCGGTGGCCATCGAGCTCGGCGAACCCACCAACCTCGGCTACCTGCACCTGGCCACCGGGATCGCGCGGGCCGGGCTGGGCGCCGCCGCCGAGGCCCGCGACAACCTGAACCGGGCGCTGGAGCTGCTGGAGGGCAGTGTCAGCCAGGACGTGCACGAGGTCCGATCGCGCCTGGCCGCGCTGCCGGGGTGA
- a CDS encoding ATP-binding protein, which translates to MILGRRSELQELEALSARAVAGEGGALVLRGEAGIGKSALLEHAAREAAAQHIRVLETAGVQAEVHIPYAGLHRLLRTVPELSGAAVEILGSPDTLPFRAAAALLDLISEADVPMLIAVEDLQWLDEASWDALAFAARRLRADRAAMLLTARDGEDVDRRLTRAGLAEIRLHPLGDEDSRELLRRVAPTLTPGLAGRVLDAAGGNPLGLVELGEAASRSGGAALLPNWLPLSERLQRTFSGLVAELPAATRELLLVVALNDGDDLGEMLRARPGAQPDDLEPAVVTRLVHVDEHHRVRFRHPLLRSALYQSATIAQRRRVHAALAEAVAADPQRSVWHRAAAASGPDEELARQLTETAMEARYRQAAGIAITAFERAAKLSEDPLSRGQRLVAALDAANEEGDPERSRRLLAELEGHPLEPGDRMLYELIRETYQGTRWTGAERLEHLAEAVEKLAAAGEVIRAVQTLCLFALRVHFSDPGRELIDRLVTVVDRLAGMTDDPQTAALMALIAPVERGAVAGRRLRAALVEGGADPYVLSHLGIGAGGIGDSPAVIAFTTAAEIGLRAQGRLGVLARVLIARAAHAAHLGDSRIAITSAVEGVALALEAGERNWVPTAWIAEGAGRALRGDIAGALQQADAIEAALLPAGPTPLLSGVSQVRGIAALAAGRPEEAFRELRRILDPADPHHHRWTGFLLVGHLADAAVGCGALAELRQLVDELTPAAEQGRSPALLRGLGYARAVLTDTDEGYEQALADDLTEWPFEQARRRHAYGAWLRRRRRPAESRPLLRAAAATFDALGATAWADRSRAELRASGESLRRPTDTTAELTPQETQIARLAAEGLSNREIAERLFLSPRTVTTHLSRIYPKLGIRSRAELARVAGIT; encoded by the coding sequence GTGATCCTGGGTCGTCGATCTGAGCTGCAGGAATTGGAAGCCCTGTCGGCCCGGGCGGTGGCCGGCGAGGGCGGCGCCCTGGTGCTGCGCGGCGAGGCCGGGATCGGCAAGTCGGCGCTGCTGGAACACGCCGCCCGCGAGGCGGCGGCGCAACACATCCGGGTGCTGGAGACCGCCGGGGTCCAGGCCGAGGTGCATATTCCGTACGCCGGACTGCATCGCCTGCTCCGCACCGTGCCGGAGCTTTCCGGCGCGGCCGTGGAGATCCTCGGTTCGCCGGACACCCTGCCGTTCCGGGCCGCCGCCGCCCTGCTTGACCTGATCAGCGAGGCCGACGTGCCGATGCTGATCGCCGTCGAGGATCTGCAGTGGCTGGACGAGGCGAGCTGGGACGCGCTGGCGTTCGCCGCCCGCCGCCTGCGTGCCGACCGGGCGGCGATGCTGCTGACCGCCCGCGACGGCGAGGACGTGGATCGCCGCCTGACCAGGGCCGGGCTGGCGGAGATCCGGCTGCATCCGCTGGGCGACGAGGATTCGCGCGAGCTGCTGCGCAGGGTGGCCCCCACGCTGACGCCGGGTCTGGCCGGCCGGGTGCTGGACGCGGCCGGCGGGAATCCGCTGGGGCTGGTGGAGCTGGGCGAGGCGGCTTCGCGCTCGGGCGGCGCGGCGCTGCTGCCGAACTGGTTGCCGCTGAGCGAGCGGTTGCAGCGTACGTTCTCCGGGCTGGTGGCCGAATTGCCCGCCGCGACCCGCGAGCTGCTGCTGGTGGTCGCGCTGAACGACGGCGACGACCTCGGCGAGATGCTCCGGGCCCGCCCCGGCGCGCAGCCCGACGACCTGGAGCCGGCCGTGGTGACCCGTCTGGTCCACGTCGACGAGCACCATCGGGTCCGGTTCCGCCACCCGCTGCTGCGCTCGGCGCTCTACCAGTCCGCGACCATCGCGCAGCGCCGGCGGGTGCACGCCGCCCTGGCCGAGGCGGTGGCCGCCGACCCGCAGCGCAGTGTCTGGCACCGGGCCGCGGCGGCGTCCGGCCCGGACGAGGAGCTGGCCCGGCAGCTGACCGAGACCGCCATGGAGGCCCGGTACCGGCAGGCCGCCGGCATCGCGATCACCGCGTTCGAACGGGCTGCCAAGTTGAGCGAGGACCCCCTGTCCCGGGGCCAGCGGCTGGTCGCGGCGCTGGACGCCGCGAACGAGGAGGGCGATCCGGAACGCAGCCGGCGCCTGCTGGCCGAACTCGAGGGTCACCCGCTGGAGCCCGGCGACCGGATGCTGTACGAGCTGATCCGGGAGACCTATCAGGGCACCCGCTGGACCGGCGCGGAACGGCTGGAACACCTGGCGGAAGCCGTCGAGAAACTGGCCGCCGCCGGTGAGGTCATCCGCGCGGTGCAGACGCTGTGCCTGTTCGCCCTGCGGGTCCACTTCTCCGATCCCGGGCGGGAGCTGATTGATCGGCTGGTCACCGTCGTCGACCGGCTGGCGGGCATGACCGACGATCCGCAGACGGCCGCGCTGATGGCGCTGATCGCCCCGGTCGAGCGCGGCGCGGTCGCGGGCCGGCGGCTGCGCGCCGCACTGGTCGAGGGCGGCGCGGACCCGTACGTGCTCTCCCATCTGGGAATCGGTGCCGGCGGCATCGGCGACAGCCCCGCAGTGATCGCCTTCACGACCGCGGCGGAGATCGGCCTGCGGGCCCAGGGCCGGCTGGGTGTGCTGGCCCGGGTGCTGATCGCCCGTGCCGCGCACGCCGCCCACCTCGGCGACTCGCGTATCGCGATCACCTCGGCCGTGGAAGGCGTCGCTCTCGCGCTGGAGGCCGGCGAGCGGAACTGGGTGCCGACCGCCTGGATCGCCGAGGGGGCGGGCCGGGCGCTGCGCGGTGACATCGCGGGCGCGCTGCAGCAGGCCGACGCCATCGAGGCCGCGCTGCTGCCGGCCGGTCCCACGCCGCTGCTGTCCGGGGTGTCGCAGGTGCGCGGGATCGCGGCGCTCGCGGCGGGCCGCCCGGAGGAGGCGTTCCGAGAACTTCGCCGGATCCTCGATCCGGCGGACCCGCATCACCACCGCTGGACCGGGTTCCTGCTGGTCGGGCATCTCGCGGACGCCGCGGTGGGCTGTGGCGCGCTCGCCGAGTTGCGGCAGCTGGTGGACGAGCTGACCCCGGCGGCCGAGCAGGGTCGGTCGCCCGCGCTGCTGCGCGGCCTCGGGTACGCGCGGGCGGTGCTCACCGACACCGACGAGGGGTACGAGCAGGCGCTGGCCGACGATCTCACCGAGTGGCCGTTCGAGCAGGCGCGACGGCGTCACGCGTACGGCGCCTGGTTGCGCCGCCGGCGCCGCCCCGCCGAGTCCCGGCCGCTGCTGCGGGCCGCGGCCGCCACCTTCGACGCGCTCGGCGCCACCGCGTGGGCCGACCGCTCCCGCGCCGAACTGCGTGCCTCCGGCGAGTCGCTGCGCCGGCCCACCGACACCACCGCCGAGCTCACCCCGCAGGAGACCCAGATCGCCCGGCTGGCCGCGGAGGGGCTGAGCAACCGGGAGATCGCCGAGCGGCTGTTCCTGTCGCCGCGCACCGTGACCACCCATCTGTCCCGGATCTACCCGAAGCTCGGCATCCGTTCGCGCGCCGAGCTGGCCAGGGTGGCCGGGATTACATAG
- a CDS encoding DinB family protein produces the protein MTKADLQHYLQTARDALLWKLDGLTEYDLRRPLTPTGTNLLGLVKHVALVEAGYFGETFGRPLADVLPGLEDDAEPNADMWATPSESRAVIVDFYRRVWQHSDTTIAALDLDAAGRVPWWPEERSSVTLHRILVHVIAETNRHAGHADIVRELIDGAAGLRADNDNMAPGDAAWWQSYRSHLQQVAEATRET, from the coding sequence ATGACCAAAGCAGACCTCCAGCACTACCTGCAGACCGCCCGCGACGCGCTGCTGTGGAAACTCGACGGGCTCACCGAGTACGACCTGCGGCGCCCGCTGACCCCGACCGGCACCAACCTGCTGGGGCTGGTCAAGCATGTGGCGCTGGTGGAGGCCGGCTATTTCGGTGAGACGTTCGGGCGGCCGCTCGCCGACGTGCTGCCGGGCCTCGAGGACGACGCCGAGCCGAACGCCGACATGTGGGCGACGCCGTCGGAGTCGCGCGCGGTGATCGTCGACTTCTACCGCCGGGTGTGGCAGCACTCCGACACCACTATCGCGGCGCTGGACCTGGACGCCGCCGGCCGGGTGCCGTGGTGGCCCGAGGAACGCAGCTCGGTGACGCTGCACCGCATCCTGGTCCACGTGATCGCGGAGACGAACCGGCATGCGGGACACGCAGACATCGTCCGCGAACTGATCGACGGCGCCGCCGGGCTGCGCGCCGACAACGACAACATGGCCCCGGGCGACGCGGCGTGGTGGCAGTCCTACCGCAGCCACCTCCAACAGGTCGCCGAAGCCACTCGCGAAACCTGA
- a CDS encoding ISAzo13 family transposase yields the protein MAVSEEERGRLAAKFEVILPHLDERQRRLLLGAEARVLGHGGIRAVARAAGVREGTVAAGVDELEAGVAPLGRVRRAGGGRKPVTEHDPALMPALLGLVEPDERGDPMSPLRWTTKSLRHLAQELAGRGHKAGPDTIAALLHGEGFSLQGNAKTLEGRRHPDRDAQFGYINEQVKDYLSSGDPVVSVDTKKKELVGAFANKGREWRPAGEPAVVRTHDFADPQLGQVIPYGVYDLAADTGWVAVGTDHNTAAFAVATLRRWWDGYGRDRYPNAGRLLITADAGGSNGYRTRAWKTDLAALAAEIGLPITVCHFPPGTSKWNRIEHRLFAHISMNWRARPLTSHETIVHTIAATTTSSGLRVHAELDTGHYPTGVVITDEQMSTLAIDRHDWHGDWNYTLRPDPATPAGEPATALPPLHHLAALVHPAITGMPDSAWNDLINRLTVPHQAQHEAFLHNLRGHARPRGGGRKIRVTLSHQLLATLLHDRYQLPRKVIADLFGVAGTTINVAIRNTRTLLTQIQHPIEPSNIRLTNHTDLAAHTRAAGFTAPALIKTAS from the coding sequence ATGGCGGTATCGGAGGAGGAACGGGGCAGGCTGGCAGCGAAGTTTGAGGTGATCTTGCCGCATCTGGACGAGCGGCAACGCCGGTTGCTGCTGGGTGCTGAGGCTCGGGTGCTGGGGCATGGCGGGATCCGGGCGGTAGCGCGAGCTGCCGGGGTCCGGGAGGGCACGGTGGCTGCGGGCGTCGATGAGTTGGAGGCCGGGGTGGCGCCGCTGGGCCGGGTCCGCCGTGCCGGTGGCGGCCGGAAGCCGGTGACCGAACATGATCCCGCTCTGATGCCGGCGTTGTTGGGGCTGGTCGAGCCGGACGAGCGGGGGGACCCGATGTCGCCGCTGCGATGGACGACGAAGTCGTTGCGCCACCTTGCGCAGGAACTGGCCGGGCGGGGTCATAAGGCCGGGCCGGACACGATCGCTGCTCTGCTGCACGGTGAGGGATTCAGCCTTCAGGGCAATGCCAAGACTCTGGAAGGCAGACGCCATCCCGACCGCGACGCCCAGTTCGGCTACATCAACGAGCAGGTCAAGGATTATCTGTCCAGCGGTGACCCGGTCGTCAGCGTCGATACGAAGAAGAAGGAACTCGTCGGCGCGTTCGCGAACAAGGGCCGCGAGTGGCGGCCTGCCGGTGAGCCGGCCGTAGTCCGCACCCACGACTTCGCCGATCCGCAGCTGGGACAGGTGATCCCCTACGGGGTCTACGACCTGGCCGCCGACACCGGCTGGGTCGCCGTCGGCACCGACCACAACACCGCCGCGTTCGCCGTCGCCACTCTGCGCCGCTGGTGGGACGGCTACGGCCGTGACCGCTACCCGAACGCCGGACGGCTCTTGATCACCGCGGACGCCGGCGGATCCAACGGCTACCGCACTCGCGCCTGGAAAACGGATCTGGCCGCTCTCGCCGCCGAAATCGGGCTACCGATCACCGTCTGCCACTTCCCGCCCGGCACCAGTAAATGGAACCGTATCGAGCATCGCTTGTTCGCCCACATCTCGATGAACTGGCGGGCACGACCCCTGACCAGCCACGAGACCATCGTCCACACGATCGCCGCGACCACCACCAGCAGCGGGCTGCGCGTGCACGCCGAACTCGACACCGGCCACTACCCGACCGGCGTCGTCATCACCGACGAGCAGATGAGCACCCTGGCCATCGACCGTCACGACTGGCACGGCGACTGGAACTACACCCTGCGCCCCGACCCGGCCACACCCGCCGGCGAACCCGCGACAGCCCTACCACCGCTGCATCACCTGGCCGCGCTGGTGCACCCGGCCATCACCGGCATGCCCGACAGCGCATGGAACGACCTGATCAACCGGCTCACCGTTCCCCATCAAGCCCAACACGAAGCGTTCCTGCACAACCTGCGCGGCCACGCCCGGCCCCGCGGCGGCGGCCGCAAGATCCGCGTCACCCTCAGCCACCAACTACTGGCCACCTTGCTCCACGACCGCTACCAACTGCCCCGCAAGGTCATCGCCGATCTGTTCGGCGTCGCCGGCACCACCATCAACGTCGCCATCCGCAACACCCGCACCCTGCTCACCCAAATCCAGCACCCCATCGAACCCAGCAACATCCGCCTCACCAACCACACCGACCTCGCCGCTCACACCCGCGCCGCCGGATTCACCGCACCCGCCTTGATCAAAACAGCGAGTTAA
- a CDS encoding carbon-nitrogen hydrolase family protein, whose protein sequence is MKVGVCQTPEILGDVTRAVHLVRDVAASAHADLLLFPECFLQGYLAIEEHVRDQALEIGSPAFRALLADLGSLRQMLVLGMIERAGDDFYNTAVVIAGGRLIGRYRKCHLTAGESVFTAGADYPVFTCAGTPFGINICYDAQFPAAAAAVAAAGARALLLPAGNMMPREKAYHWQHRHNEIRAQRVRETGLWLASADVTGERDNRIGLGPTCILNPAGQIAAAVPPHTTGVAVAEIDP, encoded by the coding sequence GTGAAGGTCGGCGTCTGCCAGACCCCGGAGATCCTCGGCGACGTGACCCGGGCGGTGCACCTCGTCCGGGACGTCGCCGCCTCAGCGCACGCCGATCTGCTGTTGTTCCCCGAGTGCTTCCTGCAGGGCTACCTGGCCATCGAGGAGCACGTGCGCGACCAGGCTCTCGAGATCGGGTCACCGGCGTTCCGCGCGCTGCTGGCCGACCTGGGTTCCCTCCGGCAGATGCTGGTCCTCGGCATGATCGAGCGCGCCGGCGACGACTTCTACAACACCGCGGTGGTCATCGCCGGCGGCCGGCTCATCGGCCGCTACCGCAAATGCCACCTGACCGCCGGAGAATCGGTGTTCACCGCGGGAGCCGACTATCCCGTCTTCACCTGCGCGGGAACGCCATTCGGAATCAACATCTGCTACGACGCCCAGTTCCCGGCCGCGGCCGCCGCGGTCGCCGCCGCCGGAGCGCGGGCACTGCTGCTCCCCGCCGGCAACATGATGCCCCGGGAGAAGGCCTACCACTGGCAGCACCGGCACAACGAGATCCGCGCCCAACGCGTCCGGGAAACCGGCCTGTGGCTGGCCTCCGCCGACGTCACCGGCGAACGCGACAACCGCATCGGCCTGGGCCCAACCTGCATCCTGAACCCAGCCGGCCAGATAGCCGCCGCCGTCCCTCCCCACACCACCGGCGTAGCAGTCGCCGAGATAGACCCATGA
- a CDS encoding iron chaperone, which yields MTETTTQERFTDAERAAMKERAGEVKAARRGPRSKADAEADLLAKIAEMGDADRAMAERLHAIIKACAPELTSRLWYGMPAYAKNGKTICYFQPAGKFKSRYATLGFNDDAHLDDGAIWPASYALTRLTSADERRISDLIRKAAG from the coding sequence ATGACCGAGACGACGACGCAGGAACGGTTCACCGACGCGGAGCGCGCCGCCATGAAAGAACGGGCCGGCGAGGTGAAGGCGGCCCGGCGCGGCCCGCGCAGCAAGGCGGACGCCGAGGCCGACCTGCTGGCGAAGATCGCCGAGATGGGCGACGCGGACCGGGCGATGGCCGAGCGGCTGCACGCGATCATCAAGGCCTGCGCGCCGGAGCTGACGTCGCGGCTCTGGTACGGGATGCCGGCGTACGCGAAGAACGGCAAGACCATCTGCTACTTCCAGCCGGCCGGCAAGTTCAAGTCCCGGTACGCCACGCTCGGCTTCAACGACGACGCCCACCTGGACGACGGGGCGATCTGGCCGGCGTCGTACGCGCTGACCCGCCTGACGTCCGCCGACGAGCGGCGCATCAGCGACCTGATCCGAAAGGCCGCGGGGTGA
- a CDS encoding glycosyl hydrolase family 18 protein, which yields MQLLSFKIRWASVAAALTVVAAGTAVALSSQGVSQAAVLPNGFKSVGYMPSWAGSVTSVQYSKLTHINYSFALPNANGTLQPIENTAKLQQLVTLGHQNNTRISLAIGGWNDGNDSAFEALAANAGTRTTFVNTVMNVVRQYNLDGIDMDWEYPDPGASATNYTALMQQLSTALHNEGKLLTAAVVSEGGTANGVQPAVFGYVDWLNIMAYDGGSPHANYDWAINAANFWKSRGLPKAKTVLGVPFYSRPGYLTYAQLVAQDPANANRDCTPSGECYNGIPTVKRKTQWALANAGGIMNWELSQDATGANSLVSAIYDTVMGGGPTNPPAGRTGRITGIGGKCVDIAGANSANGTAVQLYDCNGTNAQTWTVGTDGTIRALGKCLDVAAAGTANGALVQIYDCNGTGAQQWQSQSNGTLRNPSSGRCLDAQNNSSANGTRLQIWDCFAGANQRWTLP from the coding sequence ATGCAGCTCCTTTCTTTCAAGATCAGGTGGGCATCCGTCGCGGCGGCGCTCACCGTCGTTGCCGCCGGCACCGCCGTCGCGCTCAGCAGCCAGGGCGTGTCCCAGGCCGCCGTGCTGCCCAACGGTTTCAAGAGCGTCGGCTACATGCCGTCCTGGGCGGGCAGCGTCACCAGCGTCCAGTACAGCAAGCTGACCCACATCAACTACTCGTTCGCCCTGCCCAACGCCAACGGCACCCTGCAGCCGATCGAGAACACCGCCAAACTGCAGCAGCTGGTCACCCTCGGCCACCAGAACAACACCAGGATCTCGCTGGCCATCGGTGGCTGGAACGACGGCAACGACTCCGCGTTTGAAGCCCTCGCCGCCAACGCCGGCACCCGCACCACCTTCGTCAACACGGTGATGAACGTGGTCCGCCAGTACAACCTGGACGGCATCGACATGGACTGGGAGTACCCGGACCCGGGCGCCTCGGCCACCAACTACACGGCGCTGATGCAGCAGCTAAGCACGGCACTGCACAACGAGGGCAAGCTGCTGACCGCGGCGGTGGTCAGCGAGGGCGGCACCGCCAACGGGGTGCAGCCGGCCGTGTTCGGCTACGTCGACTGGCTCAACATCATGGCGTACGACGGTGGCAGCCCGCACGCCAACTACGACTGGGCGATCAACGCCGCCAACTTCTGGAAGAGCCGCGGCCTGCCCAAGGCCAAGACCGTGCTGGGCGTGCCGTTCTACAGCCGGCCCGGCTACCTGACGTACGCCCAGCTGGTCGCGCAGGACCCGGCCAACGCCAACCGGGACTGCACCCCGTCCGGCGAGTGCTACAACGGCATCCCGACGGTCAAGCGCAAGACCCAGTGGGCGCTGGCCAACGCCGGCGGCATCATGAACTGGGAGCTTTCCCAGGACGCCACCGGTGCGAACTCGCTGGTCAGCGCCATCTACGACACCGTGATGGGCGGCGGCCCGACCAACCCGCCGGCCGGCCGGACCGGCCGGATCACCGGCATCGGCGGCAAGTGCGTGGACATCGCCGGGGCCAACAGCGCCAACGGTACGGCGGTGCAGCTCTACGACTGCAACGGCACCAACGCCCAGACCTGGACCGTCGGCACCGACGGCACGATCCGCGCCCTCGGCAAGTGCCTGGACGTGGCCGCCGCCGGCACCGCGAACGGCGCCCTGGTGCAGATCTACGACTGCAACGGCACCGGCGCCCAGCAGTGGCAGTCGCAGTCCAACGGCACACTGCGCAACCCGTCCAGCGGCCGCTGCCTGGACGCCCAGAACAACAGCTCCGCCAACGGCACCCGCCTGCAGATCTGGGACTGCTTCGCCGGCGCCAACCAGCGCTGGACCCTGCCCTGA
- a CDS encoding CGNR zinc finger domain-containing protein — protein MTVPVEPMSAADVVALVNEWGSLPRQVGARPTPASELVGVADRLHPVFAATDPAERAATVTAILHDTGVRPGLRISDGTLAAGWSVPDRADTVLAAAALALRERLAADPDRIGVCGDRQCADVYVDSSPAGHRRFCSVTCQNRTRVAAFRARRRSTP, from the coding sequence GTGACGGTCCCAGTCGAACCGATGAGCGCCGCCGATGTCGTGGCCCTGGTCAACGAGTGGGGCAGCCTGCCGCGGCAGGTCGGGGCGCGCCCCACCCCGGCATCCGAGCTGGTCGGCGTCGCCGATCGGCTGCACCCGGTCTTCGCCGCCACCGATCCGGCCGAGCGCGCCGCCACGGTGACTGCGATCCTGCACGACACCGGCGTGCGTCCCGGGCTGCGGATCTCCGACGGGACCCTGGCCGCCGGCTGGTCCGTGCCCGATCGGGCGGACACCGTGCTGGCGGCGGCGGCCCTCGCCCTGCGCGAGCGGCTGGCCGCCGACCCGGACCGGATCGGCGTCTGCGGCGACCGGCAGTGCGCCGACGTCTACGTGGACTCCTCGCCGGCCGGCCATCGGCGGTTCTGCTCGGTCACCTGTCAGAACCGAACCCGGGTCGCCGCCTTCCGGGCCCGGCGCCGCAGCACCCCCTGA